AGCATTAGAGTTGTTACCTAAAGTTACAATTTGTTATAGATTATATAGAGATACAACTTAGtaacataaatttttttttaagtgataCTCACAAATTTTGTTGCTCTTCCCGCGCAAGTTGATAACAGCGCCGCAGACTTCCTCAGTGTGCTCAAAGGCCTCGCCAATCAGTATGAGTAGCTGTCAGTGGGCAGAAAAGAGGTTGTGTATCTGCAGAAGATGTGACAGTCAACGGACACAAAGCCCATGGCTACTTACCACATCTAGCCAGAGCTTGTCGAGCTCCAGCTTGGAGCCACGCCCCATATTGATGACCCAGCGGCCGCCGTACTTGTTTGCATCATCCTCCCACATCGGTCTGAAAGAGGAACGGAATTGGCTTTACAAGGTCGAATATGATTCCTGTGAAAACTTCAGCATTTCTGGAGATATTTGTATCTCCGATTCATTTATACAAGTATTCCTTTTGCAATGTATATCAAATTAAAACTGCACTCACTGTATGCCCTTCTTGAACAATGAGTAATCGCTGCCCACTCGAATCTCGGATGGTGGCTTGATGTGATTGTACAGACTCCAAAAGTCCTCGACCATGTCGAAGCTAGTGATCTCGTTCTGCATGTCCTCCCAGGACTTGGTGCGGTCGTTCTCCAGATACCAGAGCGTCCAGGTGTTCTCCAGGGGATGCTTCAGGCGCATATCGACGATCTCCTTGAAGGGCTTGCGCAGGTCCATCTCAGAAAGCGTTTTCAGATCCGGACTGGAGCTCGAGCGGGAGTCGGTCAGCGTCTCGGTGCCGCAGTCCATCATCTTGAATTCGGTCTGCTGGGCCGTCAGCATTTTCGAGGTTGTATTCGGCGAATTGTCTAGTATACTGAGTCGAATTTATAACCACCGGACGCTATTGAATTTCAGAAAACGATTCACACATAGACACAACACGAGCATGTGTACAAGTGCCTGGCTACGGAACCAGACTGTCTCCCTTTCCAGACAGCAAAGGCACAGGGCTGTTCGGAGATATTTACTTGTCTTTGCCTTGAATTACCCAGCCTTGGCCCAGCCTTGGCCTGGCCCCAATTCATAACTTTCATTGCACGTAAATAATTAGACACTCGTTGTGGGGCCATCTCTTCAAGCACCCAACGCCCTTCGGTCCCAGTTCCTTGTCCTTCTAATTCAACTCTAAACTTTTTATGCTCTCGTAAGGCTCTATTCAAGCTGCTGCACAGCGAGAAAATATCAATACTAAGTGCGATTCGATTgagaaaataaaggaaaaatcCAAGATGAAAAGGGACTATTTGGCATGTTTCGAAGATTGGAAAAAACGTTGGAATAAGTGTATTTCATGGGGTATATagtgcatttttattaaaaagggtAAGAATAGTTATAATTTTACAAACAAACGCATCTTCTCTTCTCCCACACTATTATTACATTTACTCTTCGTTTCTATAGTTCAGAAATGGATAAATAGTTTTGAGAGTTCCGAAACAGAAcatagtttaatttttaaaattcataatttatttggaaaCAATAGATATTCATATAGCTATCATTATTAAACGACTTATAAGaatagtattatatttttagttacACTCCAGTTGGACAAGTCTAACCTATCACTCAATTTTTTTCCCTCTGCACTGCCTTGGTCCGGATGCGTTGTTGGCCTTCTTGTTGGCCTTGGTGATAAAAATCGAGCGCCTTATGCTTTCGTTCATATAAAGCGTTAATTTTATGACACAGAATGGAAGGACACTTGAGCGACTCCAAGTCCAGAGAGAAATTTACGCACTCACACTTTTCGCCTCTGCTGCCTCCGTTCTTTTTTTCCTATGATTTTACGACAATTGAAGGGGAGACCAGGGGCGAGAAGGTGGAATTTTCCGGGCTTTGATGGTGTTGATAATGAtgatgttgttgctattgccaGTGCCGTCGTCTTTTATGTTGCCTGccataaaagtgaaaatattaTGAAGCTTGTTCGAGCTGGAGGAGGAACAATGAAACGGCTACGTAATTGCCGGCAAAGTATCTCGGAAGGCATCTATGAGGCAGTTTTTGACTTCTGCAATTGACATTGCCGCACAACAGTTGCGATAACATGACAACCCAGAATGCTAATAATAGACAAAGAGACAATATCGAAATTGAGACAAGGACTTCGACTTTAATTTGACAGTTAAATGACAGGATCTATTAAGGACAGTGGAGGTGCAAGTATTCCTGCCGCTTAACAAACGCACAGAAAGCACTAAAGGACAGCAGTTTCAAGAGGAATCTGGTGTCCAGCGTAATGCCATACATGGTGACCCTGATGCGTTCCTTGATTTCCTGGTGGAGTAGAACATCAATCTGTGCTTGAAGAAAGTCATTTAAAGCCAAATCTATTAGATAGTTAATACCTACTCACTGTTCTATCAATTTCACTATTATAGTTGATCAAGTGAAAACTGCTAAAGCTCCTTGTTATCCTAGATTCATGTGACAGGAACTGAAAAATGGTACACTGGAAAACTATGTTTAGTGCAGAAATAGTCAGGTAGAAAAAACCATTTCGATGAATAGCCATAAAACAGAAAAAGGGCATTAATCCATAGATGATAGTAGTAAGCCAGTGGAACCGATAGTGCTGGATGATGTTAAGGGTCAGATGGAAAACGCTTGAGCGTAGACGAATCAACCTCTCAATGATTCCTTGCAATTGTTTCACCAAGACCAAGAATTGTCCACTCTCAAGGACCTGGGATTGACATAGTTTATCCATATCTTTGGAGATTCGCCGAGTGCAGCGCTGAAGTTGATTGTAGCAGGCGATGAGAACCACAAAAAGGCAAATATTGATGGTGATCTGCAGAAGGAAGCTCAGCAGAACTCCCAGAAGAATCAGTAACAAAAAACCATTGGCCAGCGTGTCAAAAGCTTCTCCGGAGTGGCTACTAATGCCCACCACCACGTGCAGGGATCGCAAAAGATTTTGTGAAGTCAAAAGAAGGAGCAGGAGGTGTTTCAATCGAAAGATATTCGGATGCCTGGCCATCACTTTCACCTGCCTCAGGACTCCAATCGTTTGATTCAATAGCTCTGCGATCTCCTGACTATCCATAAATCCTTGCACTCGGACTACCAGAATCACAACACTGCCCGCCAAGTATGGCCACGCACTTTGGAGATTATGAAGCATTTTACTTATGTTAATGACGACGATTAATCCCACTAAAGACAGAATTAAGC
This window of the Drosophila biarmipes strain raj3 chromosome 3L, RU_DBia_V1.1, whole genome shotgun sequence genome carries:
- the LOC108028157 gene encoding eukaryotic translation initiation factor 4E1, whose translation is MLTAQQTEFKMMDCGTETLTDSRSSSSPDLKTLSEMDLRKPFKEIVDMRLKHPLENTWTLWYLENDRTKSWEDMQNEITSFDMVEDFWSLYNHIKPPSEIRVGSDYSLFKKGIQPMWEDDANKYGGRWVINMGRGSKLELDKLWLDVLLILIGEAFEHTEEVCGAVINLRGKSNKISIWTANGHNELAVMEIGLKLRDLLVLPPHQLQYQLHKDSMSKQGSVVKAVYCV
- the LOC108028000 gene encoding uncharacterized protein CG32395; amino-acid sequence: MRKLNLLNRFTRRFLFLIVLVTQICGVTTFVYSSRQQCFRQSGFLRLYSSLILSLVGLIVVINISKMLHNLQSAWPYLAGSVVILVVRVQGFMDSQEIAELLNQTIGVLRQVKVMARHPNIFRLKHLLLLLLTSQNLLRSLHVVVGISSHSGEAFDTLANGFLLLILLGVLLSFLLQITINICLFVVLIACYNQLQRCTRRISKDMDKLCQSQVLESGQFLVLVKQLQGIIERLIRLRSSVFHLTLNIIQHYRFHWLTTIIYGLMPFFCFMAIHRNGFFYLTISALNIVFQCTIFQFLSHESRITRSFSSFHLINYNSEIDRTIDVLLHQEIKERIRVTMYGITLDTRFLLKLLSFSAFCAFVKRQEYLHLHCP